The following are encoded in a window of uncultured Sphaerochaeta sp. genomic DNA:
- a CDS encoding electron transport complex subunit E has protein sequence MSKMKELSKGLFKDNPIFVLMLGLCPVLGVSTQVSNAIGMSAGVMFVLLFSNMIISALRKFIPASIHIPAYIVVIASLVSFIQMVMHAYVPSVYNALGVYLPLIVVNCIILGRAEAFASKNTVLDSILDAIGMSVGFALGLTLLALIRELFGSGTITLFPMGNFSGVINIPWFYNNPIRVFSLAPGALLIMGFLKAFFDWNSSRKKDR, from the coding sequence ATGAGCAAGATGAAAGAACTCTCCAAAGGGCTGTTCAAGGATAATCCGATTTTTGTGTTGATGTTGGGTTTGTGTCCTGTACTAGGAGTTTCTACTCAGGTTTCGAATGCGATTGGTATGTCTGCAGGTGTAATGTTCGTTTTGCTCTTTAGTAATATGATTATCTCAGCATTAAGGAAATTCATACCTGCATCAATACATATTCCTGCCTACATTGTTGTTATTGCTTCGTTGGTTTCTTTTATCCAGATGGTAATGCATGCATATGTTCCCTCTGTTTATAACGCATTGGGTGTGTATCTTCCACTGATTGTGGTAAATTGTATTATTCTGGGAAGGGCTGAAGCATTTGCGAGTAAAAATACCGTTCTTGATAGCATTTTGGATGCAATCGGAATGTCCGTTGGGTTTGCATTGGGTCTGACCTTGCTGGCCTTGATTCGTGAATTATTCGGTTCTGGTACCATTACCCTGTTTCCCATGGGCAATTTCAGTGGTGTAATCAATATTCCCTGGTTCTACAACAATCCAATTAGAGTGTTCTCTTTGGCACCTGGTGCGTTGTTGATCATGGGATTCCTGAAGGCGTTCTTCGATTGGAACTCTTCACGTAAGAAGGACAGATAA
- the rsxC gene encoding electron transport complex subunit RsxC, whose protein sequence is MQRIPTFSKGGVHPDDRKVYSRSEAIERLPMPSELIVALSQHLGAPAKALKAKGDTVVKGEKIGEASGFISSDVHSPVSGTIKEIRKVTLANSVQCDAFIIVPDEEQPADTEEKVDWQSLDGNTLLSSIKDMGIVGMGGATFPAHVKLSIPKDKKVDSFVVNGVECEPYLTADYRIMLEKGEQALEGAMIAAKIVKAERVIVGIEMNKPDCIAHLQEIVKEKGYPIEVVGLQMKYPQGDEKQLLKATLNREIPSGKLPLDVGAVVANIGTCNAIYEAIVLKKSLYERVISVTGECIANPKNILAPVGTKMSELLAFCGGFSSEPEKLVSGGPMMGFSFFDTETPMTKGSSGLLALGAQKKYRSTACLNCGRCVAACPIGLMPAKLYRYITNGEYEEAMKTSLMDCKECGCCSYVCPAHLPLVHTMKTGKKLGRKKK, encoded by the coding sequence ATGCAAAGAATACCTACGTTCAGTAAGGGTGGTGTGCATCCAGACGATAGAAAGGTATACAGTCGCTCAGAGGCTATTGAACGATTACCCATGCCTTCAGAATTGATTGTTGCTTTATCCCAGCATCTTGGTGCCCCTGCAAAAGCCTTGAAGGCGAAAGGGGATACTGTAGTTAAAGGTGAAAAGATTGGGGAAGCTTCAGGCTTTATCAGTAGTGATGTTCACTCTCCAGTATCGGGGACCATCAAGGAAATACGCAAGGTCACCCTTGCCAACAGCGTCCAGTGTGACGCGTTTATCATTGTTCCTGATGAAGAGCAACCTGCTGATACCGAAGAAAAAGTTGATTGGCAGAGCCTTGATGGCAACACGTTGCTCAGCAGTATCAAGGATATGGGGATCGTTGGTATGGGAGGGGCTACATTCCCTGCCCATGTTAAGCTCTCCATCCCCAAGGACAAGAAAGTTGATAGCTTCGTAGTCAACGGTGTGGAGTGTGAACCCTATCTGACAGCTGACTACCGAATCATGCTTGAGAAAGGTGAGCAGGCCCTTGAGGGAGCAATGATTGCTGCCAAGATTGTCAAGGCTGAACGGGTCATTGTCGGAATAGAGATGAATAAACCCGATTGCATTGCCCATCTCCAGGAGATAGTCAAGGAGAAGGGGTATCCTATCGAGGTCGTTGGGCTTCAGATGAAATATCCCCAAGGAGATGAGAAGCAGTTGCTTAAGGCAACACTAAACCGCGAGATCCCCTCTGGTAAGCTTCCCCTCGATGTAGGTGCAGTTGTGGCGAACATTGGTACCTGTAATGCAATTTATGAGGCTATTGTCTTGAAGAAGAGCCTCTATGAACGAGTAATCAGTGTTACCGGTGAGTGTATTGCCAATCCCAAGAACATTCTTGCCCCGGTAGGGACGAAGATGAGTGAGCTGCTTGCCTTCTGTGGGGGATTCTCCAGTGAACCAGAGAAACTGGTCAGTGGTGGTCCTATGATGGGTTTCTCTTTCTTCGATACAGAAACACCAATGACCAAGGGCTCCAGTGGTCTCCTTGCTCTCGGTGCTCAGAAAAAATATCGTTCGACCGCATGTCTCAATTGTGGTCGATGTGTGGCAGCCTGCCCAATCGGGCTGATGCCTGCAAAGCTTTACCGTTATATCACTAATGGTGAATACGAGGAAGCTATGAAGACCTCGTTGATGGATTGTAAGGAGTGTGGGTGTTGTTCTTATGTCTGTCCTGCACATCTTCCATTGGTTCATACGATGAAGACTGGAAAGAAATTGGGGAGAAAGAAGAAATGA
- a CDS encoding electron transport complex protein RnfA yields the protein MSYIAILITFIFINNFIFSQFLGMCPFIGVSKNSENAIGMGASVTFVTTVASVITWAIYYFLLVPFSLEYLQTVTFILVIASLVQLLEMVIQKISPALYKALGIYLPLITTNCAVLGIAIINITNEYNVMEAFIGGLAAGLGFTLAIVLMSNIREKLDLQPVRKAYRGVPIAFISAGLMSLAFMAFDKSLITNLHLV from the coding sequence ATGAGTTATATTGCAATACTAATAACCTTCATATTTATTAATAACTTTATTTTCTCCCAGTTCTTGGGCATGTGTCCATTTATAGGTGTCTCGAAGAACAGTGAGAATGCCATCGGAATGGGTGCCTCTGTAACCTTTGTCACTACGGTTGCCTCTGTGATTACTTGGGCAATTTATTACTTCTTATTGGTCCCTTTTAGTCTTGAGTACCTCCAGACGGTCACATTCATTCTTGTGATAGCAAGTTTGGTACAGCTGTTGGAAATGGTGATCCAGAAAATCAGCCCAGCCTTATACAAGGCTCTGGGTATCTACCTTCCTCTGATTACCACCAACTGTGCTGTCTTGGGTATTGCCATTATCAATATCACGAATGAATACAATGTGATGGAAGCCTTTATTGGAGGGCTTGCTGCAGGTCTTGGCTTCACTCTGGCAATCGTGTTGATGAGCAATATTCGCGAGAAACTTGATCTGCAGCCGGTGAGAAAAGCGTATCGTGGCGTTCCCATTGCCTTTATTTCTGCTGGATTGATGTCTTTGGCCTTCATGGCTTTTGACAAGTCATTGATTACCAACCTACATC
- a CDS encoding RnfABCDGE type electron transport complex subunit D: MNKPTMTVSSSPHLHAKTDTASIMWSVSLALAPATLWGVYVFGFRSLLVLGVSILTALLSEFLLGKLYKESTLWDGSAFLTGLLVGMNMSPSVPLFVPFLASVFAIFVAKWVFGGLGANWANPALAGRVFVFFSFTTPMSSFVAPRTLASALPDALASATPLSLSKTAVSGGTLGLDGSSLLSSIGYPATELAQNLSSMTGISAFTIDTFLGNVAGCIGEVSALALLIGGIYLLARKIITWHIPVTYILSTAVLSWMFGGIPSGLGVFGGSFLSSIFSGGLMLGAIFMATDYVTSPISHKGQIVYAIGCGFFTFLFRYFGSMPEAVSVSILLMNIFTPMIDRYIIPRKFGDTRELRKKQKEARA; the protein is encoded by the coding sequence ATGAATAAACCTACCATGACAGTTTCCTCTTCGCCGCATCTCCATGCGAAGACAGATACCGCGTCCATTATGTGGAGTGTTTCACTCGCACTTGCTCCTGCAACCCTTTGGGGTGTGTATGTGTTTGGCTTTAGGTCTCTGTTGGTGCTTGGGGTCTCAATCCTCACTGCATTGTTGTCGGAATTCTTGCTTGGCAAGTTGTACAAGGAGTCAACCCTCTGGGATGGCTCAGCGTTCTTGACCGGTTTGTTGGTTGGAATGAACATGAGTCCTTCGGTTCCTCTGTTTGTTCCATTCCTTGCAAGTGTGTTTGCAATATTTGTGGCAAAATGGGTGTTCGGTGGCCTAGGTGCTAACTGGGCTAATCCTGCACTCGCTGGTCGTGTATTCGTATTTTTCTCGTTTACCACACCAATGAGCAGTTTTGTAGCTCCCCGAACCCTTGCTTCGGCTCTTCCTGATGCACTTGCCTCGGCTACCCCTCTTTCTCTAAGCAAGACAGCAGTTTCTGGAGGGACCTTGGGCCTCGATGGTAGTTCCTTGCTCTCCTCAATAGGGTACCCCGCAACCGAGTTGGCGCAAAATCTTTCATCTATGACAGGTATTTCTGCCTTTACCATTGACACCTTCCTTGGTAATGTTGCCGGATGTATCGGTGAAGTTAGTGCACTAGCTTTGCTTATTGGTGGGATATATCTGCTTGCAAGGAAGATAATCACCTGGCATATTCCAGTGACCTACATCCTCTCAACTGCAGTGTTATCCTGGATGTTTGGTGGAATCCCATCAGGCTTGGGTGTCTTTGGTGGTAGCTTCCTCTCTTCCATCTTTAGTGGCGGTTTGATGCTCGGAGCCATTTTCATGGCTACAGACTATGTAACCAGCCCGATCAGCCATAAGGGCCAGATTGTATATGCGATTGGATGTGGTTTCTTCACCTTCCTCTTCAGATATTTCGGGAGCATGCCTGAAGCGGTCTCCGTCTCCATCCTGTTGATGAACATTTTCACCCCGATGATAGACAGATACATCATACCTCGTAAATTTGGTGATACCAGAGAACTGAGGAAGAAGCAGAAGGAGGCTAGGGCATGA
- a CDS encoding ATP-dependent RNA helicase → MKHLPVYMHRQEILDGLEENQVIIVESPTGSGKTTQIPLILHEAGYANALQVGITQPRRIATLSVSEFIKKQVARNDEFVGYKMRFEDTTSPGTRIKVMTDGILLMELKADPLLRSYSVILVDEAHERSLNIDFILGLLKHVMKERPEFKVIISSATINTKVFSEFFDKAPIISIDARVYPVKVIYKPLQRESLEYQVEAITQIVTTEAKKKSGDILVFMSGEFDITNCVNALYMADTDKRLEIYPLYGRLSKEEQESVFNDTSPGKTKVVVATNIAETSVTIDGITTVIDCGIAKINFYNQKDFTSSLVPLPTSRSSCEQRKGRAGRTSPGVCYRLYGEDDYKSRLTYGTEEILRTDLSEVVLRMSDLGITDYEHFPFITRPKHSAITSAEETLRFIGAIDEKRQLTTVGSLMCKFPLLPRHSRVIVEAMMNHPDVLEEVLIAVSFLSTKTPFLLPPGEEDLSRAAHRRFNNTEYGDFASYLNIYHQYTANTSKDAKQRFCKKNYLDFQGMQEIVHVNEQLGEICGDVGFPLASGGTVREYLCCIASGLMQYVCIKARGNMYKSLTADQVFIHPGSAYFKSLPQFIIAGEIVQTSRLYARSVSPLDKAWLDDISPELYPKLTALVQKERPSGKLQKQEVREKAIKEREEKGKATITVYKRTYPTLVLGGKKKKEKLVALIPLEDLNYLNQMNEKAPKRPKNFPVAILYRGFYIHYGDKFFSALELQGKVNPGKGILDNPPSGIYTIEDAGILIDNLHWLLALTKSKKQRKHLYFVALEESGNGNYRFTADDDCFDALDTSLYTLLTLADSLEAAQMKKQAKEVTKIYGNLLKLVE, encoded by the coding sequence ATGAAACATTTGCCGGTCTATATGCACCGGCAGGAGATTCTTGATGGCCTTGAGGAAAATCAGGTCATCATCGTCGAAAGCCCAACGGGAAGTGGAAAAACCACTCAGATCCCCCTCATTCTTCATGAAGCTGGCTATGCAAATGCCCTGCAGGTCGGCATAACCCAACCAAGGCGAATCGCCACACTCAGTGTCAGTGAGTTTATCAAGAAACAGGTAGCCCGTAACGACGAATTCGTAGGCTACAAGATGCGCTTTGAGGACACCACCAGCCCAGGAACCCGTATCAAGGTCATGACCGACGGTATCCTCCTGATGGAACTTAAGGCCGACCCACTGCTTCGTTCCTACTCAGTCATACTCGTCGATGAAGCACATGAGCGTTCGCTCAACATCGATTTCATCCTGGGACTTCTCAAGCATGTCATGAAGGAACGCCCGGAGTTCAAGGTCATCATCTCCAGTGCTACCATCAATACCAAGGTATTCAGTGAGTTCTTTGATAAAGCTCCCATCATCAGCATTGATGCACGAGTCTATCCTGTAAAGGTTATCTATAAGCCACTGCAACGGGAATCACTAGAGTATCAGGTGGAAGCAATCACCCAAATTGTAACTACCGAGGCCAAGAAAAAAAGTGGCGACATCCTGGTTTTCATGAGCGGGGAATTTGACATCACCAACTGTGTGAATGCGCTGTATATGGCCGATACTGACAAGCGGCTGGAAATCTATCCGTTGTACGGAAGGCTCAGTAAAGAGGAGCAGGAGTCGGTCTTCAACGATACCTCCCCCGGAAAAACCAAGGTGGTTGTTGCCACGAACATTGCTGAGACATCAGTCACTATCGATGGTATTACCACCGTTATCGACTGCGGGATTGCAAAAATAAACTTCTACAACCAGAAAGATTTCACCTCTTCCCTAGTCCCACTTCCCACCAGCCGTTCAAGTTGTGAACAGAGGAAGGGGCGCGCTGGACGTACCAGTCCTGGTGTATGCTACCGTCTCTACGGTGAAGATGACTACAAGAGCAGGCTGACGTATGGCACAGAGGAGATTCTCAGGACTGACCTGAGCGAGGTTGTCCTACGTATGAGCGACCTGGGAATAACTGACTATGAGCATTTTCCTTTCATCACCAGGCCTAAGCATAGTGCCATCACCAGCGCAGAGGAGACACTCAGGTTCATCGGGGCAATCGATGAGAAGCGTCAGCTGACCACTGTCGGAAGCCTGATGTGCAAATTTCCCCTGCTTCCCCGTCACTCCCGCGTCATCGTGGAAGCGATGATGAATCATCCAGACGTCCTGGAGGAGGTCTTGATCGCAGTGAGTTTCCTCTCTACCAAGACGCCATTCCTCCTTCCTCCTGGGGAAGAGGACCTCAGCCGTGCTGCGCACCGCAGGTTCAACAATACGGAGTACGGCGATTTTGCTTCCTACCTGAATATCTACCATCAGTATACTGCCAATACTAGCAAGGATGCCAAACAGCGGTTCTGCAAGAAGAACTATCTCGATTTCCAAGGAATGCAGGAGATAGTCCATGTCAATGAGCAACTTGGTGAAATCTGCGGAGACGTGGGATTCCCTCTTGCAAGTGGTGGAACGGTGAGAGAGTATCTTTGCTGCATCGCCAGTGGATTGATGCAGTATGTGTGTATCAAGGCACGGGGAAACATGTACAAGAGTCTTACCGCAGACCAGGTGTTCATACACCCAGGAAGCGCCTACTTCAAGAGTCTTCCACAGTTCATCATAGCCGGTGAGATTGTACAGACCAGCAGGCTCTATGCCCGTAGTGTCAGTCCTCTGGACAAGGCATGGTTGGATGACATCTCCCCTGAGCTCTACCCCAAGCTTACTGCATTGGTACAGAAGGAACGTCCTTCAGGCAAGCTGCAGAAGCAGGAGGTACGGGAAAAAGCCATCAAGGAGAGAGAGGAGAAGGGAAAGGCCACCATCACGGTGTACAAGAGAACCTATCCTACGCTGGTACTTGGAGGAAAGAAGAAGAAAGAGAAGCTTGTTGCCCTTATCCCGCTTGAGGATTTGAACTATCTCAACCAGATGAACGAGAAGGCCCCCAAGAGACCGAAGAACTTCCCAGTGGCTATCCTCTATAGAGGATTCTACATCCACTACGGTGATAAGTTTTTCTCAGCACTTGAATTGCAAGGGAAAGTAAATCCAGGAAAGGGTATTCTGGATAATCCTCCATCAGGAATATACACCATAGAGGATGCTGGCATTCTCATTGACAACCTGCATTGGTTGCTCGCTTTGACCAAGAGCAAGAAACAACGAAAACACTTGTATTTTGTGGCATTGGAAGAGAGTGGAAACGGCAACTATCGTTTCACTGCAGATGATGATTGCTTTGATGCCTTGGACACCTCGCTTTACACGCTTCTCACCCTCGCCGACTCCTTGGAGGCGGCACAGATGAAGAAGCAGGCAAAAGAGGTGACCAAGATCTATGGCAACCTGTTGAAATTGGTGGAATAG
- a CDS encoding FMN-binding protein, translated as MTKNLKYSLILLSICAVSAFALAMTNSITAPVIQQYEYEQRQLALTAVSNGFAIGSEKPVEADPYVTYTIDLTDNGQLAGYIVGLKSAGYGGQMTLVASYKVSGEMMVAQLLTHSETPGLGSKAADSSYMDKFQGTGADTPVPTDKTMLTDADAQAISGASITFGAVSRAIEAGSAYVKNIGGVK; from the coding sequence ATGACAAAGAATCTGAAATATTCACTGATATTGCTTTCGATCTGTGCTGTAAGCGCCTTTGCCTTAGCGATGACGAACTCAATCACTGCCCCGGTTATTCAGCAATATGAATATGAACAAAGACAATTGGCACTGACAGCAGTCAGCAATGGGTTTGCAATTGGAAGTGAAAAGCCGGTAGAGGCTGACCCCTATGTCACGTATACCATCGACTTAACCGATAATGGGCAACTTGCCGGATATATTGTAGGGTTGAAAAGTGCCGGATATGGTGGACAGATGACCTTGGTTGCCTCATATAAGGTTTCCGGCGAAATGATGGTTGCTCAACTCTTGACCCATAGTGAGACGCCTGGCCTTGGATCAAAAGCTGCAGATTCATCATATATGGATAAATTCCAAGGAACTGGTGCTGATACCCCTGTTCCAACAGATAAAACCATGCTCACCGATGCTGACGCTCAAGCGATTAGTGGTGCATCCATCACTTTTGGAGCAGTTTCCAGAGCGATTGAAGCAGGGAGTGCCTATGTGAAAAATATTGGAGGTGTGAAATGA
- the hisS gene encoding histidine--tRNA ligase yields the protein MSKEPKARSIIEPRVLKGFRDFLPSMEIPKKAITNNLEKHFRSYGFVPIDTPVLEYTEVLLGKGGGETDKQIFHFKDNGERDVALRFDLTVPFARFLAQHQSELSLPFKRFHIDKVWRGENPQKGRYREFTQCDFDIVGVDNAEADFEILSMMDSSFSVMGVENYQFCIAHRGLFNTFLSHHGLLELSVEILRTVDKLRKIGKEEVLKLLRELTGDVQKANAILQYISKEDEKEPFLTTLDRLTALSGGENPHSERMRTIYAYLCEAGIEKHFTFDPSITRGLDYYTGIVYETFLTELPHFGSVCSGGRYNDLASLYTKEELPGVGSSIGLDRLLAALEELSSPLVASASSADVAIFNTDVKHFSHYDRIARAMRKDGLRVAVYLLNKKQGAQYKWAETNAIPFAILLSDEDVQSSTLTLKNLKNRDMHKALSIEAAIALIRKELL from the coding sequence ATGAGCAAGGAACCGAAGGCAAGAAGCATTATAGAACCTAGGGTTCTCAAGGGTTTCAGAGACTTTTTGCCCTCCATGGAAATCCCAAAGAAAGCAATCACCAACAACCTCGAGAAACACTTTAGGTCCTATGGATTTGTTCCCATTGATACTCCGGTACTTGAATACACCGAAGTCCTTCTAGGCAAGGGTGGAGGCGAGACAGACAAGCAAATCTTCCACTTTAAGGACAATGGCGAGAGGGATGTTGCCCTTCGCTTCGATCTCACTGTCCCCTTCGCTCGTTTTCTTGCCCAACACCAGAGTGAACTCTCCCTACCCTTCAAACGCTTCCATATAGATAAGGTATGGCGTGGAGAAAATCCCCAGAAAGGCCGCTACCGTGAATTCACGCAGTGTGATTTCGATATTGTGGGTGTGGACAACGCAGAGGCTGATTTTGAAATCCTTTCCATGATGGATAGTTCATTCTCGGTAATGGGTGTTGAGAATTACCAGTTCTGTATTGCACACCGGGGTTTGTTCAACACCTTCCTCTCACATCATGGACTGCTTGAACTGAGTGTAGAGATTCTCAGGACAGTAGATAAACTCAGGAAGATTGGAAAAGAGGAAGTACTGAAGCTCTTGAGAGAACTCACAGGCGACGTACAGAAGGCCAATGCAATTCTACAGTACATCAGCAAGGAGGATGAAAAGGAGCCCTTTCTCACCACCTTGGATAGGCTCACAGCCCTCTCTGGTGGAGAGAACCCACACAGTGAGAGAATGAGAACCATTTATGCATACCTCTGTGAGGCTGGGATTGAGAAACACTTCACCTTTGACCCCTCGATCACACGTGGACTCGACTACTACACCGGTATCGTGTATGAAACCTTCCTCACCGAACTCCCCCATTTCGGCTCTGTCTGCAGTGGTGGTCGATACAATGATCTTGCAAGCCTCTATACCAAGGAGGAACTCCCTGGAGTGGGAAGTTCCATTGGCTTGGATCGCCTGTTAGCCGCACTTGAGGAGTTGTCCAGCCCATTGGTAGCATCTGCTAGCTCAGCTGATGTGGCAATTTTCAACACCGATGTTAAGCATTTTTCCCACTATGACCGAATCGCGCGAGCAATGCGTAAGGATGGGTTAAGGGTGGCCGTCTATTTGCTCAACAAGAAACAAGGAGCCCAATACAAGTGGGCTGAAACAAACGCAATACCGTTCGCTATCCTTCTTTCAGATGAGGATGTACAATCCTCTACCCTTACATTGAAAAACCTGAAGAACAGGGATATGCACAAAGCTCTCTCAATTGAGGCGGCTATTGCACTTATAAGAAAGGAATTACTTTGA
- a CDS encoding poly(A) polymerase, whose amino-acid sequence MLIRYKQDEHGKTLPVANIYTQTEHKIPNHLIDRDALWAIRKLQNSGAEAYLVGGAVRDLLLGNIPKDFDLATSASPRQIQRLFWNARIIGKRFKLVHLVFKDKVLEVSTFRSGEEAMEGNNNVFGSIDQDAKRRDFSVNSLYYDPTNGQLLDFNNAMEDFKKKRISSVIPLDETFNEDPVRMIRAIKYASTTGFTLRWSIRVAIRKHSGELSRVSTSRLTEEVNKILASGHSVKIFNELNKYKLLVFMLPAFSIYCNFPQVQKSLEELDEKVMLAKRGKSDEVELADMIKALVDPLVIFADDHMSPDERFKETFRQIKVLISPMTPSNYDIELASERLLTDRGFKTPRNCVRMRRPANRVPQRRKPNPKRKGRTEGTGEVQAGSRRRNNRRGPKKGTPAQKGGGTSGEQPRNSAEAHDL is encoded by the coding sequence ATGCTGATACGATACAAACAAGACGAACATGGGAAAACGCTGCCTGTTGCGAATATTTACACCCAGACTGAACATAAGATACCAAACCATTTGATCGATCGTGATGCCCTTTGGGCTATCCGAAAGCTGCAAAACTCCGGTGCTGAAGCGTATTTGGTAGGAGGAGCGGTCAGAGACCTGTTGTTGGGAAATATTCCCAAGGATTTTGACCTCGCCACCAGTGCTTCACCTCGCCAGATCCAGCGTTTGTTCTGGAATGCAAGGATCATCGGCAAGCGTTTCAAATTGGTGCATCTGGTATTCAAGGACAAGGTGCTGGAAGTATCCACCTTCAGGAGCGGCGAGGAAGCAATGGAGGGAAACAACAATGTGTTTGGTTCCATCGACCAAGATGCCAAACGCCGTGATTTCTCAGTAAACAGCCTTTATTACGATCCAACCAATGGCCAGTTGCTCGATTTCAACAATGCCATGGAAGATTTCAAGAAAAAGCGTATAAGCTCTGTCATTCCCCTCGATGAGACATTCAATGAGGATCCTGTTCGTATGATCAGGGCTATCAAGTATGCATCCACCACTGGGTTTACCCTTCGCTGGAGTATCCGTGTAGCAATCCGCAAACACTCGGGAGAGCTTTCACGGGTATCGACAAGCCGTTTGACAGAAGAGGTGAACAAGATCCTTGCAAGCGGTCATAGTGTCAAGATTTTCAATGAATTGAACAAATACAAGCTGCTTGTCTTTATGCTTCCTGCTTTCTCCATCTATTGCAATTTCCCCCAGGTACAGAAAAGTCTGGAGGAACTGGATGAAAAGGTTATGCTTGCCAAGCGTGGCAAGAGCGATGAAGTTGAGCTTGCTGATATGATCAAGGCTCTGGTAGACCCCTTGGTTATCTTTGCTGATGACCACATGAGTCCTGATGAACGATTCAAGGAAACATTCCGCCAGATCAAGGTGTTAATCAGTCCGATGACTCCATCCAACTATGATATTGAGTTGGCCAGTGAGCGCCTGTTGACTGATCGTGGTTTCAAGACACCGAGAAACTGTGTGAGGATGCGCAGGCCGGCAAACCGTGTTCCTCAGCGAAGGAAGCCCAACCCAAAGAGAAAGGGAAGAACAGAAGGGACTGGGGAAGTGCAGGCTGGTTCACGAAGAAGGAACAACAGAAGGGGGCCGAAAAAAGGAACCCCCGCCCAAAAGGGTGGAGGGACATCCGGTGAGCAACCGAGAAACAGTGCAGAGGCACACGATCTCTAA
- a CDS encoding 3-dehydroquinate synthase family protein, protein MKSMVTTQLDNGKQTEVLLADDLKDLSAHLGEYGRLVLWVFDTNTAKLFKQLPPSHVVLESGESAKNFSSLERILSAALDEGLARDGRIIGFGGGVVCDMSAFAASVYMRGCRLTLVPTTLLAMVDASLGGKAAIDFKGMKNMVGSFYPASEVLISIDTLRTLNDKEFLNGLAEVVKHALLSQDEELYKFLLVRKNEILSRDPKTLAALVELSLKVKQWYIEQDPTETKGIRQSLNLGHTFGHALESSSHYLMWGHGACVAWGTCRALEAGVALGVTDKAYASGATKLFKSFGYDIEYRIGRGDWIEYRDHLLKDKKKADGKVQFVLLEKQGSTVLSPLDLQLIQHLVIAKPIF, encoded by the coding sequence ATGAAAAGCATGGTGACTACGCAGTTAGATAATGGCAAGCAGACAGAAGTATTGCTTGCTGACGACTTGAAGGACCTTTCGGCCCATCTTGGTGAGTATGGACGCTTGGTATTATGGGTGTTTGATACGAATACGGCAAAACTGTTCAAGCAGCTTCCTCCAAGCCATGTTGTCCTGGAAAGTGGAGAGAGTGCAAAGAATTTCTCTTCCTTGGAACGTATTCTCAGTGCAGCTCTCGATGAAGGCCTTGCACGCGATGGCCGGATTATTGGGTTTGGAGGGGGAGTGGTTTGTGACATGTCCGCCTTTGCTGCATCGGTGTATATGCGTGGTTGCCGTCTTACCTTGGTTCCCACTACCTTGCTTGCCATGGTTGATGCTTCACTGGGAGGCAAGGCCGCCATCGACTTCAAGGGAATGAAGAACATGGTCGGTTCGTTCTATCCAGCCAGTGAAGTGCTCATCTCCATCGATACCCTGAGAACCCTCAACGACAAGGAGTTTCTCAATGGACTGGCCGAGGTGGTCAAGCATGCTTTGCTTAGCCAGGATGAGGAACTCTACAAATTCCTGTTGGTTCGTAAGAACGAGATTCTCAGTAGGGACCCAAAAACATTGGCTGCCTTGGTGGAACTCTCGCTCAAGGTAAAGCAGTGGTACATTGAACAGGACCCAACAGAGACCAAGGGCATAAGGCAGAGTCTGAATCTGGGGCATACGTTTGGGCATGCCCTGGAGTCCTCATCCCACTATCTGATGTGGGGCCATGGTGCCTGTGTTGCGTGGGGAACCTGTCGAGCACTCGAGGCTGGTGTTGCACTTGGTGTTACCGACAAGGCATATGCAAGCGGGGCAACCAAGCTTTTCAAGAGCTTTGGGTATGACATTGAGTACCGTATCGGTCGTGGTGACTGGATTGAATACCGTGACCACCTGCTCAAGGACAAGAAGAAAGCGGACGGGAAGGTGCAATTTGTCCTGTTGGAAAAACAGGGTTCGACCGTCCTCAGTCCGCTTGATCTGCAGCTTATCCAGCATTTGGTTATAGCAAAGCCGATTTTCTAG